A genomic stretch from Telmatocola sphagniphila includes:
- a CDS encoding FG-GAP-like repeat-containing protein: protein MFNTLRSWIRPDSVNRKPNPSMQKHATVRLETLEDRIVLSQYPNISPALETIYDAYVASGATTFTPTSAQSSQFLFDSSGDVKVTVKIPSTSSSALASMMSSLSALGFTTVTSSASAGEIVGMLPMKSVAKAASLAGSPAIQINYRPILKSVGAWPNSADQVLKGDILQNTFGLTGKGLTIGIISDSINQVGNGIADSVATGDLPNNVVVLQDGPAGSTDEGRAMAEEVHDIAPDAQIVFHAVGSSDLEFADAVNSLAAYGCNVIVDDVSTSDEPWFQDPLVAQAIQNAYTTKNVTYFSAAGNYGDSGWQSDFRGSLDTAPSPTYANLTGTWHVFDKTTVGGIEQDNILQEVEIPALSSVNIEFQFDDPTYGAAVTRNVNFYLFNNTVTATLASGTANNVALNSPTQMITYTNSGQTPVFGFIGIYMASGYDIGKFRYVDLADNLVILGGLPGVNDYTNPAPNSGIATTTGDHVISNDVLAIGATEENNPNVYTKVDYSSYGGGWRSFDDSGNRLTTPVQQHGIDLMAESGITTSLSGFRPFHGTSAAAPNAAAIALQILQYNPKLSNTQLVNLMESTAQPLNNPSPTYYDGLFNNPSGVNAANFNEYAGYGLVNGASAILALDGGVLNVVGGRNGTAPDNFQISVSTDPRFVNNVQIILNGQILGNVLRDQFLKQINFVSGIGNSSLTVNTSNGPVNTTFNVNYIGGRGTNTIDTVGTGTFTLQSGKLLAGTNAPITLSGVTVANLTGGNSATTFNVSNWVGTANLLGNSGNDTFNIQLSGGADTININDSKTTGTNKLNLTGSAGNDNLTLGITSGGTAGQIRNGGYESVSYGNLQSVNINGAGGQNALAISDTSSVGYGNANNLLGGYVYAPIDGSSGRITNGTVNSSVSFTNINSGLSFNGDANNSGKKDTLTVVGITSTGQAKTQFNETTAANGSTTFNISATGVSMNNKTLGNLRSISLANLTNLFVEGGNQPVGSGDVFNATPSLSTNIFVDGNLPSTGVGDTLNVNTTGTRTTVTNIQNPNLGPLGQSRIYQSLDGGSVGYQNIETVGGTSYQDSIYVTTTPYGPGVSSSVNVYDARTGSLRFSFTPFPGFNGPLKVAVGDINGDGIQDVVVVPGAGGPPHVVVYDGQTHQVTRSFYAFSPSFTSGISLAAGDINGDGRADIIVAVDGPGAGPHVEVFDGASNALIRSFYAYSPSFQGGVSLAAADISGNGYDDIITGAGPGAIGPLVNVFDGQSNSLVRTFYAFAPGFMGGINVAAGDVANDGSNDIIVTPLAGAGPHVIVYDANSLTVMASFYYNPTFSPNTYQPQVSNAPVNVAVVDVSPAGGGNRELMLSRGFGSKPQVSFYSINPLASISDLTLANMTFGGGVFIAASSNS from the coding sequence AGATCGGATCGTGCTGAGTCAGTATCCGAATATCTCTCCGGCTCTGGAAACCATTTACGACGCCTACGTCGCCAGTGGTGCCACGACTTTCACTCCCACCTCTGCACAAAGCAGTCAATTCCTCTTTGATTCCAGTGGCGATGTGAAGGTCACGGTAAAAATCCCATCGACTTCGTCCTCCGCACTCGCCTCCATGATGTCCAGCTTGAGCGCGCTGGGCTTTACGACGGTTACCTCCAGTGCCTCTGCAGGTGAAATTGTCGGCATGCTTCCGATGAAATCGGTCGCCAAAGCCGCCTCCTTAGCGGGCTCGCCCGCCATTCAGATTAACTACCGTCCCATCCTCAAGTCCGTCGGAGCTTGGCCAAACTCCGCTGATCAGGTTCTCAAGGGCGATATTCTCCAGAACACATTCGGGCTGACCGGTAAAGGCCTAACCATCGGGATCATTTCCGACAGTATCAATCAGGTCGGCAATGGTATCGCCGACTCGGTCGCGACGGGCGACCTCCCGAATAACGTTGTGGTACTCCAAGACGGCCCGGCAGGATCGACCGACGAAGGCCGGGCGATGGCCGAGGAAGTTCACGATATCGCCCCGGATGCTCAAATCGTTTTTCACGCAGTGGGTTCGAGTGATTTGGAATTCGCCGACGCAGTAAATTCTCTCGCTGCCTATGGCTGTAATGTGATCGTCGATGATGTCTCGACTTCGGATGAACCCTGGTTCCAGGATCCTCTAGTCGCCCAAGCCATTCAAAATGCTTACACGACCAAGAACGTTACCTACTTTAGTGCAGCGGGTAACTACGGCGATAGCGGCTGGCAATCCGATTTTCGCGGATCTCTGGATACGGCCCCCAGTCCCACTTACGCTAACCTGACCGGTACCTGGCATGTGTTCGATAAGACCACTGTGGGCGGCATCGAACAGGATAACATTCTTCAGGAAGTCGAAATTCCGGCTCTCTCGAGCGTCAACATCGAATTTCAGTTCGATGATCCGACTTATGGGGCCGCAGTCACTCGAAATGTTAATTTCTATCTCTTCAACAATACCGTGACTGCAACTTTGGCCTCAGGTACAGCCAATAACGTTGCATTGAACTCGCCGACACAGATGATCACTTACACCAACAGTGGCCAAACCCCTGTTTTTGGGTTCATCGGCATCTACATGGCGAGTGGATACGACATCGGTAAATTCCGGTACGTTGACCTTGCGGATAATTTGGTGATTCTCGGCGGCTTGCCCGGCGTTAACGACTATACGAACCCGGCACCCAACAGTGGAATAGCCACGACCACGGGCGACCACGTAATTTCCAATGATGTCCTCGCCATCGGTGCAACGGAGGAAAATAATCCCAACGTTTATACCAAGGTCGACTACTCCTCTTATGGTGGTGGTTGGAGAAGCTTCGATGACAGCGGTAATCGACTGACCACACCGGTTCAGCAACACGGCATCGATTTAATGGCCGAGTCGGGCATCACCACATCGCTTTCCGGTTTCCGACCCTTCCACGGGACCTCGGCCGCCGCGCCTAACGCAGCCGCGATTGCCTTGCAGATACTCCAGTACAATCCCAAGCTGTCGAATACCCAGCTTGTGAACTTGATGGAAAGCACGGCTCAACCGCTGAATAATCCCAGCCCGACCTACTACGATGGGCTCTTCAACAATCCTAGCGGCGTCAATGCGGCTAATTTCAATGAATACGCCGGATATGGACTCGTGAACGGCGCCAGTGCGATCCTCGCTCTCGACGGCGGCGTGCTGAACGTGGTGGGTGGCCGGAATGGCACCGCTCCGGATAACTTCCAAATCAGCGTCTCTACCGATCCCCGCTTCGTGAATAACGTTCAGATCATCCTCAACGGGCAGATCCTCGGTAACGTTCTGCGAGATCAGTTCCTCAAGCAGATCAACTTCGTCAGCGGAATCGGCAATTCGTCTCTCACAGTGAATACCAGCAATGGCCCGGTGAACACTACTTTCAATGTCAACTACATTGGCGGTCGCGGAACCAACACGATCGACACCGTGGGTACCGGTACCTTTACACTTCAGAGTGGGAAATTGCTGGCGGGAACCAACGCCCCGATCACTCTCTCCGGTGTGACGGTCGCCAATCTGACCGGCGGCAACAGTGCGACGACCTTCAATGTCTCCAACTGGGTCGGCACGGCCAACCTCCTCGGCAACAGCGGTAACGACACCTTCAACATTCAGCTCTCCGGTGGCGCGGATACCATCAACATCAATGACTCCAAGACCACTGGAACGAACAAGCTGAATTTGACCGGATCGGCCGGCAACGATAACTTGACGCTCGGCATTACCAGCGGCGGCACCGCCGGCCAGATCCGTAACGGCGGCTACGAAAGTGTCTCCTACGGTAATCTGCAAAGCGTCAACATTAACGGAGCCGGGGGACAAAATGCCTTAGCGATTTCCGATACCTCGAGTGTCGGCTACGGAAATGCCAACAACCTTCTCGGTGGATACGTCTACGCTCCCATCGATGGCTCGAGCGGTCGGATCACCAACGGCACCGTCAATTCGAGCGTATCCTTCACCAACATCAATTCGGGCCTCTCCTTCAACGGGGATGCGAATAATTCCGGCAAGAAGGACACGCTAACCGTGGTCGGGATCACTTCGACCGGTCAGGCCAAGACCCAGTTCAACGAAACCACCGCCGCCAACGGGAGTACGACCTTCAACATCTCGGCCACCGGCGTTTCGATGAACAACAAGACGCTCGGAAACCTGCGCAGCATTTCGCTGGCGAATCTCACGAACCTGTTCGTCGAAGGCGGCAACCAACCTGTCGGTAGTGGCGACGTCTTCAACGCCACGCCTTCCCTCTCGACAAATATCTTCGTCGATGGCAATCTGCCTTCCACGGGTGTGGGCGATACGCTTAACGTGAACACGACTGGAACGCGAACCACCGTTACCAACATCCAAAATCCGAATCTGGGGCCACTCGGCCAAAGCCGAATCTACCAGAGCCTGGATGGCGGTAGCGTCGGTTATCAGAACATTGAAACCGTGGGTGGGACGAGTTATCAAGACAGCATCTATGTCACCACTACCCCTTACGGGCCGGGTGTTTCTTCCTCGGTGAACGTCTACGACGCCCGAACGGGTAGCCTGCGATTCTCCTTCACTCCATTCCCTGGTTTCAACGGCCCACTGAAAGTCGCCGTGGGTGACATCAACGGCGATGGCATTCAGGATGTGGTGGTCGTACCGGGAGCCGGCGGACCTCCGCACGTTGTCGTGTACGATGGCCAGACCCATCAGGTGACGCGCAGCTTCTACGCTTTCAGCCCGAGCTTCACCAGTGGCATCAGCCTGGCCGCTGGGGATATCAACGGGGATGGCCGAGCGGATATCATCGTGGCGGTCGATGGACCGGGTGCTGGTCCGCACGTCGAAGTATTCGATGGAGCTTCCAACGCTCTGATTCGCAGCTTCTATGCATACTCCCCGAGTTTCCAGGGCGGAGTATCGCTGGCAGCCGCGGATATCAGCGGTAATGGTTACGATGACATCATTACCGGAGCCGGACCGGGAGCTATCGGTCCATTAGTGAACGTCTTCGATGGCCAATCGAATTCTCTGGTCCGCACGTTCTACGCGTTTGCTCCGGGCTTCATGGGCGGCATTAACGTGGCCGCGGGCGATGTTGCCAACGACGGCTCCAACGACATCATTGTGACCCCGCTTGCCGGGGCCGGTCCGCACGTCATCGTCTACGATGCGAACTCGCTGACGGTAATGGCCAGCTTCTACTACAACCCGACCTTCAGCCCGAACACCTACCAACCCCAGGTCAGCAATGCCCCGGTGAATGTGGCGGTGGTCGATGTCTCCCCGGCAGGTGGCGGTAACCGCGAATTGATGCTCTCCCGCGGCTTCGGCAGCAAGCCGCAGGTCTCCTTCTACAGCATTAACCCGCTAGCTTCGATCAGCGACCTCACTCTGGCGAACATGACGTTCGGCGGGGGCGTCTTCATCGCGGCTTCCAGCAACTCGTAA
- a CDS encoding glycosyltransferase family 4 protein, giving the protein MKLAFITAGAAGMFCGSCMKDNTLATELIRLNHDAVLIPTYTPITTDEADVSAGPIQFGGINVYLQQKFALFRHTPHWFDKALNFRPLLKLAGRFAVKTQASDLGDLTLSMLEGSAGKQRKELSKFLNYLEHQIKPEVVLLTNVLLSGMVPEIRRRLKVPVWAILQGDDIFLESLPTDYRERCLAQIQKNCASLTGLIATSQYYADFMNEYLKLHASNLKVVYPGLKLTGHGRPREFRQEPPYTIGYFARICPEKGLHILVDAFIELRKTPSAPPSKLKISGWLGGNQKDYFAAQMKKIEAAGLTAEVEYLESPTHRSKLDFMCSIDVLSVPTTYREPKGIYILEALANGVPVVQPEHGSFPELIAATRGGLLVPPNDPAGLAKALHRILSDATLRNQLAESGKKAVFEHFTAEKMARDTLAVLSR; this is encoded by the coding sequence ATGAAGCTCGCTTTCATCACGGCCGGTGCGGCAGGAATGTTCTGCGGTTCCTGCATGAAAGATAATACTCTGGCGACCGAACTGATTCGCCTGAATCACGATGCCGTCCTGATTCCCACATATACTCCCATTACTACCGACGAGGCCGACGTTTCGGCCGGACCGATTCAATTCGGCGGCATCAACGTCTACCTCCAGCAGAAGTTCGCACTCTTCCGGCATACGCCGCACTGGTTCGACAAGGCCCTGAATTTTCGCCCGCTGCTGAAGCTGGCGGGACGCTTCGCCGTTAAAACGCAGGCGAGCGATCTGGGCGATCTCACCCTATCCATGCTGGAAGGATCGGCCGGCAAGCAGCGTAAAGAGCTCTCGAAGTTTCTGAACTATCTGGAACACCAGATTAAGCCGGAAGTCGTATTACTCACCAACGTACTGCTTTCGGGAATGGTCCCGGAGATTCGCCGGCGCTTGAAAGTGCCCGTCTGGGCGATCCTGCAGGGGGACGACATTTTTCTGGAATCGCTCCCGACCGATTATCGGGAGCGCTGTCTGGCTCAGATTCAGAAAAACTGCGCATCGCTGACCGGCCTGATCGCCACCAGCCAGTACTACGCCGATTTCATGAACGAATATCTGAAGCTGCATGCTTCGAACCTGAAAGTCGTCTACCCGGGGCTGAAGCTTACCGGTCATGGCCGGCCGCGCGAGTTTCGCCAGGAGCCCCCCTATACGATTGGCTACTTCGCCCGCATCTGCCCCGAAAAGGGGCTGCACATTCTGGTGGATGCCTTCATCGAGTTGCGAAAAACTCCTTCGGCTCCCCCGAGCAAACTAAAAATTTCCGGCTGGCTGGGCGGCAATCAGAAAGACTATTTCGCAGCGCAGATGAAAAAAATTGAAGCCGCCGGCTTAACGGCCGAAGTGGAATATCTGGAATCTCCCACGCACCGCAGCAAGCTCGATTTCATGTGCAGTATCGACGTTCTGTCCGTTCCCACGACTTATCGCGAGCCGAAAGGGATTTACATCCTCGAAGCGCTCGCCAACGGTGTTCCGGTCGTTCAGCCCGAACATGGTTCCTTTCCAGAACTTATCGCGGCCACTCGCGGCGGTCTGCTCGTTCCGCCGAACGATCCGGCCGGTCTGGCTAAAGCTTTGCACAGGATTCTGAGCGATGCGACTTTGCGAAATCAGTTGGCGGAAAGCGGCAAAAAGGCTGTGTTCGAACACTTCACGGCCGAGAAAATGGCGCGCGATACCCTGGCGGTTCTTTCTCGATGA